One Nesterenkonia populi DNA window includes the following coding sequences:
- the selA gene encoding L-seryl-tRNA(Sec) selenium transferase — MVEDDPRRLIPGTDTLLSHPRVRRASNTLSRHVIEQLIHQAQERARHGELPPDRVEGEVLAQLDAYRPSSMRPVINATGVVVHTNLGRAPLSPAARSAVADAAGYVDVEMNLETGRRSRRGASARRALLAACPPAEDALVVNNGAAALALAAAALVGTGTIVISRGELVEIGAGFRLPELIESTGAQLLEVGTTNRTHRSDYAAALAQIPEGTPACVLKVHPSNYRISGFTSSATVAELAALSRQHQLPLVADIGSGLLAPEAALPDEPDLATTLSDGADLVIASGDKLLGGPQAGLLLGTSAVISQLSAHPLARAMRTDKLTLAGLEATLNGGETPVSTALSPDGEKLRQRTQRMADSLGAEVVPHDGRAGGGGGPGVPLPGSAVQLPEPAAALLRSGEPPVVTRTHGAWCLLDLRCVPESEDETVLQAVRTALEDLPPPTRGVG; from the coding sequence GTGGTCGAAGACGATCCTCGCCGCCTCATTCCGGGGACTGACACCCTGCTGTCCCACCCTCGCGTGCGCAGGGCCTCGAACACCCTCAGCCGCCATGTGATCGAACAGCTGATCCACCAGGCTCAGGAGCGCGCCCGCCACGGTGAGCTGCCCCCGGACCGTGTAGAGGGGGAAGTGCTCGCCCAGCTGGATGCCTACCGACCATCGTCCATGCGGCCTGTCATCAACGCCACCGGCGTGGTCGTCCACACGAATCTCGGTCGCGCGCCCCTCTCCCCCGCGGCCCGCAGCGCCGTCGCCGACGCGGCCGGATACGTCGATGTGGAGATGAATCTTGAGACGGGCCGCCGCTCCCGGCGCGGGGCATCAGCCCGCCGCGCCCTGCTCGCCGCCTGCCCACCGGCCGAGGATGCGCTGGTCGTCAACAACGGTGCCGCCGCACTGGCTCTTGCGGCCGCCGCGCTTGTGGGCACCGGCACGATCGTCATCAGCCGCGGAGAGCTGGTCGAGATTGGTGCCGGCTTCCGCTTGCCGGAACTCATCGAATCCACAGGCGCCCAGCTGCTCGAAGTCGGCACCACCAACCGCACCCACCGCTCCGACTATGCCGCCGCCCTGGCTCAGATACCCGAAGGCACCCCGGCCTGCGTGCTGAAAGTCCACCCCAGCAACTACCGCATCAGCGGGTTCACGTCCTCCGCGACAGTCGCAGAGCTGGCCGCCTTGAGCCGGCAGCACCAGCTGCCCCTGGTGGCAGACATCGGCAGCGGTCTCCTCGCGCCGGAGGCGGCGCTGCCTGATGAGCCTGATCTCGCCACCACCCTGAGCGATGGGGCGGACTTGGTCATCGCCAGTGGGGACAAGCTGCTGGGAGGGCCCCAGGCAGGCTTGCTGCTGGGCACCTCGGCTGTCATCTCACAGCTCTCCGCACACCCGCTGGCCCGAGCGATGCGCACCGACAAGCTCACCCTTGCCGGACTGGAGGCGACGCTGAACGGCGGCGAGACCCCGGTGAGCACGGCACTGAGCCCGGACGGCGAGAAGCTGCGCCAGCGCACCCAGCGCATGGCTGACTCGCTGGGAGCCGAGGTGGTTCCTCATGACGGTCGTGCAGGCGGCGGAGGGGGACCTGGAGTGCCGCTGCCCGGCTCGGCGGTCCAGCTTCCCGAGCCGGCCGCCGCGCTCCTCAGAAGCGGCGAGCCGCCTGTTGTCACCCGCACCCACGGCGCATGGTGTCTGCTGGATCTGCGCTGCGTGCCGGAGAGCGAGGACGAGACCGTCCTGCAGGCCGTCCGCACGGCCCTGGAAGACCTCCCTCCCCCCACCCGAGGGGTCGGCTGA
- a CDS encoding helix-turn-helix transcriptional regulator, with protein MSMASSESSDAVPPHRIVFRLDEALIQRGMTLTELSKRTGITMANLSTLKNNRAKAIRFTTLTVICEALQIEPAQLFAIAE; from the coding sequence ATGTCGATGGCGTCATCTGAGTCCAGCGACGCTGTCCCCCCGCATCGCATTGTCTTCCGCCTCGATGAAGCACTTATCCAGCGAGGTATGACCCTCACTGAACTCTCAAAGCGCACGGGCATCACGATGGCAAACCTCTCGACGCTCAAGAACAACCGGGCAAAAGCCATCCGCTTCACCACCTTGACGGTGATCTGTGAAGCCTTGCAGATCGAACCGGCGCAGCTGTTTGCGATAGCGGAGTAG
- a CDS encoding UPF0182 family protein, which produces MSSNPGFGSQNPFGGGIFGNSGFGGSGRGNDDEGGSNGGGRASSGESGGFRRPSALILTIIIIVALLAAFVFLAGVYADVMWFSQLGYQEVFWTERIARVAVFAAAFLVMGLMVWLSLFLAFKFRPEGVRQGNDSVAQYQRSLTSMRRLLMFGLPALMGVFAGTAAQANWDGVLLFFNQEPFGETDPQFGLDYGFYVFTLPFLNFIVGFLISALLVAGIAGILCHYLFGSIRIEQSGKFIVEKAARWHVAAIAALFLLLQGANWFLGRYATLQDQSGNWAGAMYTDVNAVIPAQTILAVAAVLVALIFIVTAITARWRLSLVGAAMLVITAIVGTGVYPFLVQEYQVGPTEQTLESEYIERNMELTRYAYGLDDMEQQDYQATPEAEQGALAGDEANIENIRLLDPNLVSAAYRQFQQFRPYYQFPDTLSFDRYDIDGETHDTVVAAREVNAPTEGSWVNQHLIYTHGYGLVAASANTVTDEGRPEFTLQGIPTTGELASDDDYEPRIYFGENSPEYSVVGAPEDAAPMELDRPAAQIVEDEDGEAVEGEGDDGQDTQYTFSGDGGPSVGNYFSRLVYALEFGSPEIFLSGDMNEESQILYNRHPRERVQEVAPYLEVDQNIYPAIVDGGVKWIIEGYTTSDSFPYSAQQQLESATQDAMTEGPALTGQVNYIRNSVKATVDAYDGSVELYAWDDEDPILEAWQNVFPSSLQSYEEMSADLLDHVRYPEDMFRVQRQLLTEYHVDSPGTFYEGNDAWSIPSDPTSGDDAVSQPPYYMTLQMPEQEDPSFQLTSTFIPATEADGQQRNVLYGFLAASGDAGTGEDGVKNEDYGQMRLLELPRDTAIPGPGQTQANFDSHSTVASQLNVLELGGSEVLRGNMISMPAGDGILNVQPVYVQATGTGAAYPALRMVLVAFGEEVGYGDTLQEALDMIFDGDAGVEAAEGAGVDAEAVDDDLEGVDPDAVEDEEATVPDEDDDEEPAEDEETAEPEAIDGDTAELLEEAGQLMNESQEAMADGDWAAYGEAQAELEQLIEQLLELQEQEG; this is translated from the coding sequence GTGAGCTCCAACCCGGGATTCGGTTCCCAGAACCCCTTCGGCGGGGGCATCTTCGGCAACTCCGGCTTCGGCGGCTCCGGCCGCGGCAATGACGACGAGGGCGGCTCCAACGGCGGCGGCCGCGCCTCCTCCGGGGAGTCCGGCGGGTTCCGCCGGCCATCCGCCCTGATTCTGACCATCATCATCATCGTGGCCCTGCTGGCTGCGTTCGTGTTCCTCGCGGGCGTCTACGCCGATGTGATGTGGTTCAGCCAGCTCGGCTACCAGGAGGTGTTCTGGACTGAGCGGATCGCCCGGGTGGCGGTGTTCGCCGCCGCGTTCCTGGTGATGGGCCTGATGGTGTGGCTCTCCCTGTTCCTGGCGTTCAAGTTCCGGCCCGAGGGCGTTCGCCAGGGCAATGATTCGGTGGCCCAGTACCAGCGGTCGCTGACCTCGATGCGCCGCCTGCTGATGTTCGGCCTGCCCGCTCTGATGGGTGTGTTCGCCGGCACCGCCGCCCAGGCGAACTGGGACGGGGTGCTGCTGTTCTTCAACCAGGAGCCGTTCGGCGAGACGGACCCGCAGTTCGGCCTGGACTATGGCTTCTACGTCTTCACCCTGCCGTTCCTGAACTTCATCGTCGGGTTCCTGATCTCTGCACTGCTGGTCGCCGGCATCGCCGGCATCCTCTGCCATTACCTGTTCGGATCCATCCGCATCGAGCAGTCCGGCAAGTTCATCGTGGAGAAGGCTGCCCGCTGGCACGTGGCGGCCATCGCCGCACTGTTCCTGCTGCTCCAGGGCGCCAACTGGTTCCTGGGCCGCTACGCCACCCTGCAGGACCAGAGCGGCAACTGGGCCGGCGCGATGTACACCGATGTCAACGCTGTCATCCCCGCCCAGACCATCCTCGCGGTGGCCGCGGTGCTGGTGGCGCTGATCTTCATCGTCACCGCCATCACTGCCCGCTGGCGCCTCTCCTTGGTGGGTGCGGCGATGCTGGTGATCACCGCGATCGTCGGCACCGGGGTCTACCCGTTCCTGGTCCAGGAGTACCAGGTCGGCCCGACTGAGCAGACCCTGGAGTCCGAGTACATCGAGCGGAACATGGAGCTGACCCGCTACGCCTACGGGCTGGATGATATGGAGCAGCAGGACTACCAGGCCACCCCGGAGGCCGAGCAGGGCGCGCTTGCCGGTGACGAGGCCAACATCGAGAACATTCGTCTGCTGGACCCGAACCTGGTCTCGGCCGCATACCGGCAGTTCCAGCAGTTCCGTCCGTACTACCAGTTCCCGGACACACTGAGCTTCGACCGCTATGACATCGACGGCGAGACGCACGACACCGTGGTCGCCGCCCGTGAGGTCAATGCCCCCACGGAGGGCTCCTGGGTCAATCAGCACCTCATCTATACCCACGGCTACGGCCTGGTCGCCGCCAGCGCCAACACCGTCACCGATGAGGGTCGTCCCGAGTTCACTCTGCAGGGCATTCCCACCACCGGCGAGCTGGCCTCGGACGATGACTACGAGCCCCGCATCTACTTCGGCGAGAACTCCCCGGAGTACTCGGTCGTGGGCGCCCCGGAGGATGCGGCCCCGATGGAGCTGGACCGTCCGGCCGCGCAGATCGTGGAGGACGAGGACGGCGAGGCTGTCGAGGGTGAGGGCGACGACGGCCAGGACACCCAGTACACCTTCAGCGGCGACGGCGGCCCCTCAGTGGGCAACTACTTCTCCCGCCTGGTGTACGCCCTGGAGTTCGGGTCCCCGGAGATCTTCCTCTCCGGCGACATGAACGAGGAGTCCCAGATCCTCTACAACCGGCATCCGCGTGAGCGCGTGCAGGAGGTCGCCCCTTACCTGGAGGTGGACCAGAACATCTACCCGGCCATCGTCGACGGCGGGGTGAAGTGGATCATCGAGGGGTACACCACCTCCGACAGCTTCCCGTACTCCGCCCAGCAGCAGCTGGAGTCCGCCACCCAGGACGCCATGACGGAGGGGCCGGCGCTGACCGGGCAGGTCAACTACATCCGCAACTCGGTGAAGGCCACCGTGGACGCCTATGACGGATCGGTGGAGCTCTACGCCTGGGATGACGAGGACCCGATCCTGGAGGCCTGGCAGAACGTGTTCCCCTCCAGCCTGCAGTCCTACGAGGAGATGTCCGCGGACCTGCTGGACCACGTCCGCTACCCGGAGGACATGTTCCGGGTGCAGCGCCAGCTGCTCACCGAGTACCACGTGGACAGCCCGGGCACCTTCTACGAGGGCAACGACGCCTGGTCCATCCCCTCGGACCCGACCTCGGGCGACGACGCAGTGTCCCAGCCCCCGTACTACATGACCCTGCAGATGCCGGAGCAGGAGGACCCCAGCTTCCAGCTGACCTCCACGTTCATCCCCGCCACTGAGGCGGACGGCCAGCAGCGCAACGTCCTCTACGGCTTCCTGGCCGCCTCCGGCGACGCCGGCACCGGCGAGGACGGGGTCAAGAATGAGGACTACGGGCAGATGAGGCTCCTGGAGCTCCCGCGTGACACCGCGATCCCGGGCCCTGGGCAGACGCAGGCGAACTTCGACTCGCACTCCACGGTCGCCTCCCAGCTGAACGTGCTGGAGCTGGGCGGCTCTGAGGTTCTGCGAGGCAACATGATCTCCATGCCTGCCGGCGACGGAATCCTCAACGTGCAGCCCGTCTACGTGCAGGCGACGGGAACCGGTGCTGCCTACCCTGCGCTGCGCATGGTCCTGGTGGCCTTCGGCGAGGAGGTCGGCTACGGCGACACCCTCCAGGAGGCCCTGGACATGATCTTCGACGGCGACGCCGGCGTGGAGGCAGCCGAGGGCGCCGGTGTTGACGCCGAGGCCGTCGATGACGACCTCGAGGGTGTGGACCCGGACGCCGTTGAGGATGAGGAAGCCACCGTTCCTGATGAGGACGACGACGAGGAGCCGGCTGAGGACGAGGAGACTGCGGAGCCCGAGGCGATCGACGGCGACACTGCAGAGCTCCTCGAGGAGGCCGGCCAGCTCATGAACGAGTCGCAGGAGGCTATGGCAGACGGCGACTGGGCCGCCTACGGCGAAGCCCAGGCCGAGCTCGAGCAGCTCATCGAGCAGCTGCTCGAGCTCCAGGAGCAGGAGGGCTGA
- a CDS encoding YlbL family protein, translated as MGLRRTVQFAGGSVALVGGVVALALPAPYISESPGPIFNTTADVQHDENGEETEPIIEVDGAETYPTEGTLALTTVYVNGAPTSTLFVPDAVRGWFSPTVDLTPHELVYPSGTTAEEVRERNTAAMTSSQDLAFAAALDQQGIEFGVELFVEGFTPEAEEAGVGEQLQPGDRVLAADGEQITGIEGLRSAVNEAAGEPVRLTVLRGDEEIGIDVPTYQEADGDYYMGTLMGTDFDFPVEGELRLSENVGGPSAGLMFALGIIDTMSEDSLTGGESWAGTGTVDPDGTVGPIGGIPQKIVGARDAGAEHFLAPRENCDELNGRLVSGLDVYGVETVDEAVEVLEAVRDDDQDFLRQSEPCGR; from the coding sequence TTGGGGCTTCGGCGGACCGTTCAGTTCGCTGGCGGATCGGTAGCCCTGGTGGGCGGCGTGGTCGCTCTGGCCCTTCCGGCCCCGTACATCAGCGAGTCCCCCGGACCCATCTTCAACACCACCGCTGACGTGCAGCATGATGAGAACGGCGAGGAGACCGAGCCGATCATCGAGGTCGACGGGGCGGAGACCTACCCGACCGAGGGCACGCTCGCGCTGACCACGGTCTACGTCAACGGTGCGCCGACCTCCACCCTGTTCGTGCCTGATGCGGTGCGCGGCTGGTTCAGCCCCACCGTGGACCTGACCCCGCACGAGCTCGTCTACCCCTCCGGCACCACGGCGGAGGAGGTGCGGGAGCGCAACACTGCTGCGATGACCTCATCCCAGGATCTCGCGTTCGCCGCAGCGCTGGACCAGCAGGGCATCGAGTTCGGCGTGGAGCTTTTCGTAGAGGGGTTCACCCCTGAGGCTGAGGAGGCCGGGGTGGGGGAGCAGCTGCAGCCCGGGGACCGGGTCCTCGCCGCTGACGGCGAGCAGATCACCGGAATCGAGGGGCTGCGGAGCGCCGTCAATGAAGCTGCCGGGGAGCCCGTGCGGCTGACCGTGCTCCGCGGGGACGAGGAGATCGGCATCGATGTCCCCACCTACCAGGAGGCCGACGGCGACTATTACATGGGAACCCTGATGGGCACTGACTTCGACTTCCCGGTGGAGGGGGAGCTTCGGCTCTCGGAGAACGTGGGCGGGCCCTCAGCGGGGCTGATGTTCGCGCTGGGAATCATCGACACCATGAGCGAGGACTCCCTGACCGGCGGGGAGAGCTGGGCCGGCACCGGGACCGTGGACCCGGACGGCACGGTGGGCCCCATCGGAGGAATTCCGCAGAAGATCGTGGGGGCCCGGGATGCGGGTGCTGAGCACTTTTTGGCCCCACGCGAGAACTGTGATGAGCTGAACGGCAGGCTCGTCAGCGGCCTCGACGTCTACGGCGTCGAGACTGTGGATGAGGCTGTAGAGGTGCTTGAAGCAGTCCGTGACGACGACCAGGACTTTTTGAGACAATCAGAACCTTGCGGACGCTAG
- a CDS encoding zinc-dependent metalloprotease has protein sequence MSDNSQNPGQGDNQDPEEMLRRLFGEAFPEGEKGEQSEDDDAGSEEKKDDRGPSMGFTGTPGAGQSGSQGGQQNPFAGFDPSKLGGLGGGSPFGMDPNNPMMQQLMGQVQAMFSAMQNDDSAGPVNWEVAESAALSAAAEDDPSVTPADQHQIDSALRLADMWLNEATTFEALGQIGQGWTRRQWIEQTSESWQRLSQPVAESTVEALSSVMREQLEENGGPQLPEELKGMIPPEAMGQMMGMMERMTGMSVAGQMGQAIGKLSAEVLSGSDVGLPLAGTSAVLLPANVREFSKGLDVEDEEIMLYLALREAARIRLFAHSPWLTDDLFNAVVQFAADLRVDMSRLEEIAQGIDPQNPETMEIDLGVDLFAEHTDMQKAALRRIETTVALVEGWVDDVVAQAGAHLPSAERLRETMNRRRATGGPAEEAFAALVGLELRPRRLRDAAALWAHLRETGGIEARDEVWSHPDVQPEEADLDDPAGFHARRAEREQASASMDDELKKLLDGEFGDDDDGEKR, from the coding sequence GTGAGCGACAACAGCCAGAACCCGGGCCAGGGTGACAACCAGGATCCTGAGGAGATGCTCCGGCGCCTCTTCGGGGAGGCCTTCCCCGAGGGGGAGAAGGGGGAGCAGAGCGAGGACGATGACGCCGGCTCCGAGGAGAAGAAGGACGACCGCGGCCCCAGCATGGGCTTCACCGGAACCCCCGGCGCGGGCCAGTCCGGGAGCCAGGGCGGCCAGCAGAACCCGTTCGCCGGCTTCGACCCCTCGAAGCTGGGGGGGCTGGGCGGCGGCAGTCCGTTCGGCATGGATCCGAACAACCCGATGATGCAGCAGCTCATGGGGCAGGTCCAGGCCATGTTTTCCGCGATGCAGAATGATGATTCTGCCGGGCCGGTGAACTGGGAGGTTGCCGAGTCCGCGGCGCTCTCCGCCGCTGCTGAGGATGATCCCTCGGTCACTCCTGCCGATCAGCACCAGATCGACTCGGCGCTGCGCTTGGCAGACATGTGGCTGAACGAGGCCACCACTTTTGAGGCGCTGGGCCAGATCGGCCAGGGCTGGACCCGTCGGCAGTGGATCGAGCAGACCTCGGAGTCGTGGCAGCGGCTGAGCCAGCCGGTGGCCGAGTCCACGGTGGAGGCGCTGAGCAGCGTGATGCGCGAGCAGCTCGAGGAGAACGGCGGCCCTCAGCTGCCGGAGGAGCTGAAGGGCATGATTCCGCCCGAGGCGATGGGGCAGATGATGGGCATGATGGAGCGTATGACCGGCATGTCGGTCGCCGGGCAGATGGGCCAGGCGATCGGCAAGCTGTCCGCAGAGGTGCTCTCCGGCTCGGATGTGGGGCTGCCCCTGGCCGGCACCAGCGCGGTGCTGCTCCCGGCGAACGTCCGGGAGTTCAGCAAGGGTCTGGATGTGGAGGATGAGGAGATCATGCTCTACCTGGCGCTGCGTGAGGCCGCCCGGATTCGCCTGTTCGCTCATTCCCCGTGGCTGACGGATGACCTCTTCAACGCGGTGGTGCAGTTTGCCGCGGACCTGCGGGTGGACATGTCCCGCCTGGAGGAGATCGCCCAGGGGATCGACCCGCAGAACCCCGAGACGATGGAGATCGATCTCGGCGTGGATCTCTTCGCCGAGCACACCGACATGCAGAAGGCGGCCCTGCGTCGGATCGAGACGACGGTCGCCCTCGTGGAGGGCTGGGTGGACGACGTCGTCGCCCAGGCCGGCGCCCACCTGCCCTCTGCGGAGCGGCTGCGGGAGACGATGAACCGGCGCCGCGCCACCGGCGGTCCCGCGGAGGAGGCCTTCGCCGCTTTGGTGGGCCTGGAGCTGCGGCCTCGTCGTCTGCGGGACGCGGCAGCGCTGTGGGCGCACCTGCGGGAGACCGGCGGGATCGAGGCGCGTGATGAGGTCTGGTCCCATCCGGACGTGCAGCCGGAGGAGGCTGACCTGGATGATCCTGCCGGCTTCCACGCCCGCCGTGCAGAGCGCGAGCAGGCCAGCGCCAGCATGGACGACGAGCTGAAGAAGCTCCTCGACGGCGAGTTCGGGGACGACGACGATGGGGAGAAGCGCTAG
- a CDS encoding IS110 family transposase, producing MATAPEIRSGYVVIGVDTHKHIHVAAVMDSVAGILATLTISTDTGGFKQLLTWAESFGKVLVFGIEGTGSYGATLTSFLRRNGHKVIEAGRPDRRMRRMNGKSDTLDAENAARAALSGLATATPKTADGAVEIIRQLKVVHDTAVRDRSAAMVILKGMLVHGDDELRATTNRMTRIKLARHLAALRPRSLSTPEDALRHCLRTLAKRWLVMDSEVKEVAEMIAQLVTAQCPELLERFGIGIDTAAEILIVAGDNPERIRSEAAFAKLAGISPVPTGSGMTSGKHRINHGGHRQLNSAIYRTVIVRMQHHEPTKAYVARRIAEGKSKRDIIRCLKRYVIREVYHLIKARPGTAEVAQVAI from the coding sequence ATGGCCACAGCGCCAGAGATCAGATCGGGATACGTCGTTATCGGCGTCGATACCCACAAACACATCCACGTCGCCGCGGTCATGGATTCCGTCGCCGGAATCCTGGCCACGTTGACGATCAGCACCGACACCGGCGGTTTCAAGCAGCTGTTGACCTGGGCAGAATCCTTCGGGAAGGTCCTGGTCTTCGGCATCGAAGGCACCGGCTCTTACGGGGCCACCCTGACTTCATTCCTGCGCCGGAACGGGCACAAGGTGATCGAAGCCGGAAGGCCAGATCGGCGGATGCGCCGGATGAACGGCAAATCCGACACCCTCGACGCTGAGAATGCCGCACGAGCGGCACTCTCAGGGCTGGCCACAGCGACCCCGAAGACCGCTGATGGCGCCGTGGAGATAATCCGGCAACTGAAGGTCGTCCACGACACCGCGGTGCGTGACCGCTCAGCAGCTATGGTGATCCTCAAAGGCATGCTCGTCCACGGCGACGACGAACTGCGGGCCACCACCAACCGGATGACACGGATCAAACTTGCCCGACACCTGGCTGCACTGCGTCCCCGGAGCCTATCCACCCCGGAAGATGCTCTGCGGCACTGCCTGCGCACCCTGGCCAAGCGGTGGCTGGTAATGGACTCCGAGGTTAAAGAAGTCGCAGAGATGATCGCCCAGCTGGTCACGGCTCAGTGCCCAGAGCTGCTGGAGCGTTTCGGTATCGGCATCGACACCGCCGCCGAGATCCTCATCGTCGCTGGAGACAACCCGGAACGAATCCGTTCCGAGGCTGCCTTCGCGAAACTGGCTGGTATCAGCCCAGTGCCCACCGGATCAGGGATGACCAGCGGTAAGCACAGGATCAATCACGGAGGCCACCGACAGCTGAACTCCGCGATCTATCGGACCGTGATCGTCCGGATGCAGCACCACGAGCCCACCAAGGCCTATGTGGCCCGCCGCATCGCTGAAGGCAAGTCCAAACGCGACATCATCCGTTGCCTGAAACGCTACGTCATCCGTGAGGTCTACCACCTCATCAAGGCCCGCCCCGGGACCGCAGAGGTAGCCCAAGTAGCTATTTGA
- a CDS encoding DUF2975 domain-containing protein codes for MSQETEIRTTGARRMGAWVIRAAIVLAALFGIAGNISRGVALSLGRPPINLGTEPLPGLPLDRLPILLQAELREGATGTVEDSDLVLRLLNIVPLFLEALTVVVAAWLLLRVLSRVAAREAFSTQVVSRWRALTGVLLAGGLLTGLINSAAFLYLNWNLGLLGMDRGLDPEERDAFLGGDYMAVGIDVPHWPIPVIIAGLVALALTAAFRAGAQLERDVDGVI; via the coding sequence ATGAGTCAGGAAACAGAGATCAGAACCACGGGGGCGCGACGGATGGGAGCCTGGGTCATCCGTGCCGCTATCGTTCTGGCGGCGCTTTTCGGAATAGCAGGGAATATCAGTCGGGGTGTGGCTCTCTCGCTGGGTCGGCCTCCGATAAATCTGGGCACTGAACCGCTGCCTGGCTTGCCCTTGGACCGTCTGCCCATTCTCTTACAGGCTGAGCTGCGTGAAGGCGCAACGGGCACCGTGGAAGATTCTGACTTGGTCCTCAGGCTCTTGAACATCGTTCCGCTTTTCCTTGAGGCGCTCACCGTGGTGGTCGCGGCATGGTTACTGTTGCGGGTGCTGAGCAGGGTGGCGGCGCGGGAGGCGTTTAGCACGCAGGTGGTCAGCAGGTGGCGTGCGCTGACCGGAGTGCTCCTCGCTGGTGGGTTGCTCACCGGACTGATCAATTCAGCAGCGTTCCTCTACCTGAACTGGAATCTGGGCTTACTGGGGATGGACCGCGGGCTAGACCCTGAGGAACGCGATGCTTTCCTCGGTGGAGACTATATGGCAGTCGGAATCGATGTGCCGCACTGGCCTATACCGGTGATCATCGCTGGTCTGGTTGCACTGGCCCTCACCGCCGCGTTCCGCGCCGGAGCCCAATTGGAACGAGATGTCGATGGCGTCATCTGA
- the selB gene encoding selenocysteine-specific translation elongation factor, translating to MATAGHVDHGKSTLVRALTGTEPDRWDEEHRRGLTIDLGFAATALPSGRVVSFVDVPGHERFLGNMLSGLGPAPMVCFVVAADEGWQPQSSDHRDAIAALGIETGLIVITRTDRASDQVPEVLEQARHELSRTGLGAAPAAAVSAATGAGMDQLRRTLDSVLAAAPRPQVDAPVRTWVDRAFSLRGAGTVVTGTLAAGRLHREQRLHLFGEQVDETVVIRGLQAQGADVEILEAAHRAAINLRGTVAEQIGRGDVLLSPGDWHLTRTIDVRHTTGEDFSNAPQSVTVHIGTAAVAARCRRFDDHHARLTLTRPVPAQIGDRLLLRTSGSRTVLAGAQVLDVVPPSLSRRGDGRRRATRLASMPAAGDLRDEVLRRTAVTADSLRRMGIQVPDALPPQVRRIDDWLLDAEQVTRWGQQLRDAVENHTQRDALSAGLSKGAAVDLLALPDSALLTPLILEAGLHQAAGRITTGSGRRTLGPAEKSTALLERELNEYPFRAPEAQRLSELGLGERELAAAERHARLLRLADGVVLLPSSPARAMRELAALEQPFTMSAARQALGTTRRVAVPLLEHLDSLGWTRRLDASLREVVR from the coding sequence ATGGCCACCGCCGGTCATGTCGATCATGGCAAGTCCACACTGGTCCGAGCACTGACCGGCACCGAGCCGGACCGTTGGGATGAAGAGCATCGCCGCGGACTGACGATCGACCTGGGCTTCGCCGCCACCGCACTGCCCTCGGGGCGGGTCGTCTCCTTCGTGGACGTCCCTGGGCATGAGCGCTTCCTGGGGAACATGCTCTCCGGCCTCGGCCCAGCGCCCATGGTCTGCTTCGTCGTCGCCGCCGATGAAGGATGGCAGCCCCAGTCCAGCGACCACAGGGACGCGATTGCTGCCCTGGGCATCGAGACGGGGCTGATCGTCATCACCCGCACGGATCGTGCCAGCGACCAGGTTCCCGAGGTCCTGGAGCAGGCGCGTCACGAGCTTTCCCGCACCGGCCTGGGCGCCGCACCTGCTGCAGCGGTCTCCGCCGCCACGGGCGCCGGCATGGATCAGCTGCGCAGGACCCTCGACTCGGTGCTCGCCGCAGCTCCACGACCCCAGGTCGATGCTCCGGTACGGACGTGGGTCGACCGGGCGTTCAGTCTCCGCGGTGCCGGCACCGTGGTCACCGGCACGCTCGCTGCGGGGCGGCTCCACCGTGAACAGCGGCTGCACCTGTTCGGCGAGCAGGTCGACGAGACGGTGGTGATCCGAGGACTTCAGGCACAGGGTGCTGACGTGGAGATCCTGGAGGCCGCCCACCGGGCCGCAATCAACCTGCGCGGGACAGTCGCCGAGCAGATCGGGCGCGGCGATGTTCTGCTCAGTCCCGGGGACTGGCACCTCACCCGCACGATCGACGTTCGGCACACCACGGGAGAGGACTTCTCCAACGCGCCGCAGAGCGTCACCGTCCATATAGGCACCGCCGCCGTGGCCGCCAGATGCCGCCGGTTCGACGACCACCACGCCCGTCTCACGCTCACCCGGCCGGTTCCGGCGCAGATCGGAGACCGTCTGCTTCTGCGGACCTCCGGCAGCCGCACAGTCCTGGCGGGTGCACAGGTGCTCGACGTCGTCCCGCCTTCGCTGAGCCGCCGCGGGGACGGTCGACGGCGCGCCACAAGGCTGGCAAGCATGCCCGCCGCAGGAGACCTCCGGGACGAGGTTCTCCGGCGGACAGCCGTCACCGCCGACTCGCTGCGCCGCATGGGCATCCAGGTGCCCGATGCGCTGCCCCCTCAGGTGCGGCGGATCGACGACTGGCTCCTGGACGCAGAGCAGGTCACCCGGTGGGGGCAGCAGCTGCGGGACGCTGTGGAGAATCACACCCAGCGGGACGCTCTGTCCGCGGGGCTCTCCAAAGGTGCTGCGGTCGATCTTCTCGCACTGCCGGACAGCGCATTGCTGACACCGCTGATCCTTGAGGCCGGGCTCCACCAGGCGGCAGGCCGCATCACGACCGGGTCTGGGCGGCGCACCCTGGGCCCGGCGGAGAAGTCGACGGCTCTCCTGGAGCGCGAACTGAACGAGTACCCGTTCCGCGCGCCGGAGGCGCAGAGGCTGTCTGAGCTGGGGCTGGGCGAACGGGAGCTGGCCGCGGCCGAACGTCACGCACGACTGCTGCGGCTCGCTGACGGCGTGGTCCTGCTGCCCAGCTCACCGGCCCGAGCGATGCGAGAGCTGGCCGCACTGGAGCAGCCCTTCACCATGAGTGCCGCACGGCAGGCGCTGGGCACCACCCGGCGAGTGGCTGTTCCTCTGCTGGAGCATCTTGACTCCTTGGGGTGGACTCGCCGCCTTGACGCCTCGCTGCGCGAAGTAGTGCGCTGA